ACCTTAGGCGAAGAACTTGGTATTGAACGCAAACAAGCTCTTAGATTGGCTACTGGGTTTGGTGCAGGGATAGCATATCAAGGCAATATTTGTGGAGCTGTTAGTGGGGCGATTATGGCAATTGGTTTAAAACATGGTAATGATGAGCCCTCTGTTCAAGACTTTAGCAACAAAGCTATTTTTCTTACACGAGAATTAATTCAAAGAATCACTGCTAAACATGGTTGTTATACATGTAAAGGTCTTACTGGGATTGACCATATGAATTTAGAAGAAGGAATGAAGTTCTATAGGGAGCTAGGCATAGCGGAGAAAATTTGTCGACCTGTAATAATAGATTGTATAGAGATAGTGGAAGAAATATGGTAAGTGTTACTGACTTAAAA
This Desulfosporosinus orientis DSM 765 DNA region includes the following protein-coding sequences:
- a CDS encoding C-GCAxxG-C-C family protein — its product is MLTTLGEELGIERKQALRLATGFGAGIAYQGNICGAVSGAIMAIGLKHGNDEPSVQDFSNKAIFLTRELIQRITAKHGCYTCKGLTGIDHMNLEEGMKFYRELGIAEKICRPVIIDCIEIVEEIW